A window of Haliscomenobacter hydrossis DSM 1100 contains these coding sequences:
- a CDS encoding type III pantothenate kinase, which translates to MVLAIDIGNSNVVVALHDGTVWIQVWRLPTIIEAEGPLFYEKRLTDLLLEAGILPGQTPQVVVSSVVPQLTLPFLHITEHLFGEPALKVAPPIYPKLKLKIDRPNEIGTDLLANAVAAHHLYQQDCIVVDFGTALTFTTVSAEGHILGVAIAPGLKTAIASLFQKTAQLPEVPLTLPITPIGKNTEHAIQSGILIGYVGLVRHMLTEIRREVGPQYIAVATGGLSGVLTPLQADFHHIDPMLTLEGLRIIAETQQF; encoded by the coding sequence ATGGTTCTCGCAATCGATATCGGAAACAGCAACGTTGTAGTGGCTTTGCACGATGGTACAGTCTGGATTCAAGTTTGGCGTTTGCCCACCATCATCGAAGCGGAGGGCCCCCTGTTTTACGAAAAACGACTGACCGACCTTCTGCTTGAGGCGGGTATTCTGCCTGGTCAGACCCCACAGGTCGTCGTCAGCAGCGTGGTGCCACAACTCACGCTTCCTTTTTTGCACATTACTGAACACTTGTTCGGTGAGCCCGCTCTCAAGGTTGCGCCGCCCATTTACCCTAAATTAAAATTAAAAATTGACCGTCCCAATGAAATTGGAACCGACCTGTTGGCCAATGCAGTTGCGGCGCATCATCTTTACCAGCAGGATTGTATTGTGGTTGACTTTGGTACAGCGCTGACTTTTACGACTGTTTCCGCTGAAGGACATATTTTAGGGGTAGCCATTGCTCCGGGTTTAAAAACGGCCATTGCATCCCTGTTCCAAAAAACCGCGCAATTGCCCGAAGTTCCCCTTACCCTGCCCATTACCCCGATTGGAAAAAATACCGAACACGCCATTCAAAGTGGGATATTGATTGGTTACGTGGGTTTGGTTCGGCACATGCTGACGGAAATTCGCCGCGAAGTGGGTCCGCAGTACATTGCCGTGGCTACGGGTGGTTTATCGGGGGTACTGACGCCTTTACAAGCAGATTTTCACCACATTGATCCCATGTTGACTTTGGAGGGCTTGCGGATTATAGCGGAGACGCAGCAGTTTTAG
- a CDS encoding RNA polymerase sigma factor — MLYAIQNPIYEQLDKVSNSLRAFSLKLTGNYNDADDLYQDTAVRIITNADKYNQGTNFKAWAVTIMRNIFINNYRKKVRRNMIVDQTPNNFYINSGEERVANDGEHDVAFGELMRLVDTLPNDFREPFLMAYDGFKYEEIAEELGSPLGTIKSRIFFARKKLQKLYEENYRERA, encoded by the coding sequence ATGCTTTACGCGATTCAAAATCCGATCTACGAGCAACTTGACAAGGTGAGCAATTCGTTGCGCGCCTTTTCACTCAAATTGACCGGTAACTATAACGATGCCGATGACCTGTACCAGGATACTGCGGTCAGAATCATCACCAATGCTGACAAATATAACCAGGGAACCAACTTCAAAGCTTGGGCGGTCACCATCATGCGGAACATTTTTATCAACAATTACCGCAAGAAGGTCCGCCGAAACATGATCGTTGATCAAACCCCCAATAATTTCTACATTAATTCTGGTGAAGAAAGAGTAGCAAATGATGGGGAGCACGATGTTGCTTTCGGTGAATTGATGCGCTTGGTAGATACACTCCCTAACGATTTTCGCGAGCCTTTTTTAATGGCTTACGACGGTTTTAAATACGAAGAAATAGCCGAAGAGCTGGGCTCTCCATTGGGAACCATCAAAAGTCGGATTTTCTTTGCCCGCAAGAAATTGCAAAAACTGTACGAAGAAAATTACCGCGAAAGGGCATAA
- a CDS encoding helix-turn-helix transcriptional regulator, with protein sequence MEPMVESTYLDKNIRFLRKRMNLSQEELACKIGLNRGNIASYENGSAEPKVCNLLRISRLFGVSICDLAQRDLSEGQAASRVNGHLVSDLQDQLKNPEQLEVIHSNAQRMLQMIEGLMTCSRIKLEQADNQIPQELRLIIVNFEELYRTARSLMDEHLSLLKSLNCKDSSTTK encoded by the coding sequence ATGGAACCTATGGTAGAATCCACTTACTTGGATAAGAATATCCGTTTTTTGCGAAAGCGGATGAACCTGAGCCAAGAAGAACTGGCTTGTAAAATCGGGTTAAATCGTGGCAACATTGCCTCTTATGAGAATGGTTCAGCTGAACCAAAGGTGTGTAATCTGTTAAGGATTTCCCGCCTGTTCGGTGTGTCTATTTGCGATTTGGCTCAACGTGATTTGAGCGAAGGCCAGGCGGCCTCGCGAGTCAATGGACATCTGGTCTCCGATTTGCAGGATCAATTGAAAAACCCTGAGCAATTGGAAGTCATTCACAGCAACGCACAACGGATGCTGCAAATGATCGAAGGCTTGATGACCTGCAGCCGCATCAAGCTGGAGCAGGCCGATAACCAAATTCCCCAGGAGCTGCGCCTCATCATTGTAAATTTTGAAGAACTTTACCGCACCGCCCGTTCCCTCATGGATGAGCACCTTTCCCTTCTCAAAAGCCTCAACTGCAAAGATTCTTCTACAACGAAGTGA
- a CDS encoding S8 family serine peptidase, which translates to MDQISIHSDQGEIKLRKSKALVGLKMAQTRSLHEPDYINKEVHQSLGGFKIVELSIEDTNVNAKLDEVRAHDEVEVGTHVYYPENSDRPLIATGEIFITYHEGVSDEEQMVALDAFNLELVERRGPDVLVARVTAESPNPIKTATLLQKSCLVKYAEPDIDTVLDQYFLPTDTLMASMWHLQNNGYVPDANVQLRRGIDTKVVAAWRKLGSLGSPNINIAIVDNGFDLTHPDLKNKIIKPFDFWNNSPQILQGDARYTHGTPCASVALAASNGVGMVGSAPNARFIPVSGTSFSVRATEAIFNYCVNNGADIISCSWGSTDRNYQLNSEKQQIIANAARRGRNGRGCVILYAAGNDQLSYINFYAQHPDVIAVAACTSQGVHAPYSNMGMEVTVCAPSNGDWPIIAARAWWDQGDPREQGERRYWIDGLSRGNQYKHFGGTSSATPLVAGVCALMLTANPDLTAREVKQILTQTADKIGNPAEYINGHSRKYGYGMVNAERAVAEAMRRRGMNTPTPMPNPTPTQPIAQPNPTPQPRPTPQPVNTGGSSVFEVNVNQMPRSGWGVQIGVYSNYDNVLSLVAKIKQQFGQAVFVVVSNQNGRQLYKVVVGAYANVNEASIMQSRLTQSGYQGFVKNLADV; encoded by the coding sequence ATGGATCAAATCAGCATTCACAGCGATCAAGGAGAAATCAAATTGCGCAAAAGCAAAGCACTGGTGGGCCTCAAAATGGCTCAAACCCGTAGCTTGCACGAGCCAGACTATATCAATAAAGAGGTACACCAAAGTTTGGGAGGGTTTAAAATAGTAGAACTTTCCATAGAGGATACCAATGTAAACGCCAAACTGGATGAGGTGCGTGCGCATGATGAGGTTGAAGTAGGTACCCATGTGTATTATCCCGAAAACAGTGACCGCCCCTTGATTGCCACGGGTGAAATTTTCATCACTTACCACGAAGGGGTAAGTGACGAAGAACAAATGGTGGCGCTCGATGCGTTCAACCTGGAGCTGGTAGAACGTCGGGGGCCGGATGTTCTGGTAGCCAGGGTCACGGCTGAATCTCCTAATCCCATCAAAACGGCTACCCTTTTGCAAAAAAGCTGCCTGGTTAAATATGCCGAACCAGACATCGATACCGTGCTCGATCAGTATTTTTTGCCTACGGACACACTCATGGCCAGCATGTGGCATTTGCAAAACAATGGTTATGTACCCGATGCCAACGTACAATTGCGCCGGGGCATCGATACCAAAGTGGTTGCCGCATGGCGAAAATTGGGGAGTTTGGGCTCGCCCAATATCAATATTGCCATCGTAGACAATGGTTTTGATTTGACACACCCCGATCTCAAAAACAAAATCATCAAACCCTTTGATTTTTGGAACAATAGCCCCCAAATCTTGCAAGGAGACGCCCGCTATACCCACGGCACACCTTGTGCCAGTGTAGCCCTGGCTGCTTCCAACGGAGTAGGTATGGTGGGATCGGCCCCCAATGCCCGCTTCATTCCGGTGAGTGGCACCTCTTTTAGTGTACGTGCTACAGAAGCCATTTTCAATTACTGCGTCAACAATGGTGCCGACATCATCAGTTGCAGTTGGGGATCAACCGACCGGAATTACCAATTGAATTCCGAAAAGCAACAGATCATTGCCAATGCCGCCCGCCGGGGCCGCAACGGAAGAGGCTGTGTGATCTTATATGCTGCCGGGAATGACCAGTTGAGCTACATCAATTTTTATGCCCAGCATCCTGACGTGATCGCCGTGGCAGCCTGCACCAGCCAGGGTGTACACGCGCCATATTCCAATATGGGCATGGAGGTTACGGTCTGCGCGCCCTCTAATGGCGACTGGCCCATCATCGCCGCCCGCGCCTGGTGGGACCAGGGTGACCCTCGCGAACAAGGAGAAAGAAGATATTGGATCGATGGCTTGAGCCGCGGCAACCAGTACAAACACTTTGGTGGAACCTCTTCGGCAACCCCCTTGGTGGCAGGCGTTTGTGCGCTGATGCTCACGGCCAATCCGGACCTGACCGCCAGAGAAGTGAAACAAATTTTGACCCAAACCGCCGATAAAATTGGCAACCCCGCCGAATACATCAACGGACATTCGCGCAAATACGGCTATGGCATGGTCAATGCCGAACGGGCAGTGGCCGAGGCCATGCGCCGAAGAGGCATGAATACGCCAACACCAATGCCCAATCCAACGCCAACACAGCCCATTGCTCAACCCAACCCCACGCCTCAACCGAGACCAACACCACAACCCGTAAATACGGGCGGTTCCAGTGTATTTGAAGTCAACGTCAATCAAATGCCCCGCTCGGGCTGGGGAGTACAAATTGGCGTATACAGCAATTACGACAACGTACTTTCACTGGTTGCAAAAATAAAACAGCAGTTTGGCCAAGCCGTATTTGTAGTGGTTTCCAACCAAAATGGCCGGCAATTGTACAAAGTGGTGGTCGGGGCTTATGCCAATGTCAACGAGGCAAGCATCATGCAAAGTCGATTGACCCAGTCGGGTTATCAGGGATTTGTAAAAAATTTAGCAGACGTTTAA
- a CDS encoding thioredoxin family protein, whose translation MKKLSFTQGLLFALFFCAASQPLHAVQFVRLSLAEAKVRAAQLQRPLFVNFHANWCLPCQWMDNNTFLDPNVSDYLSLNYLAVKIDVDEVQGYADKEACGVKFLPSMLVFNASGIVVVRYEETLDAGQLLTLLQRYNTPENRVAQRPLVMNVNHISSPVQENIAPNLSADADDDPAKLDAQRRRLNLPTPPPPGSPGIRKLGVQLGVFSSYEQVIQQVQFFEKKFNKPVNISSRLYNGQTYYHLIAGPFDTPAQMQTYLNALQREGLKSLVVLM comes from the coding sequence ATGAAAAAATTGTCCTTTACCCAGGGCTTGCTGTTCGCGCTTTTCTTTTGCGCAGCAAGCCAGCCACTACACGCTGTGCAGTTTGTACGTTTGTCTTTGGCCGAAGCCAAAGTTCGTGCCGCCCAACTCCAACGTCCACTTTTTGTCAATTTTCACGCCAACTGGTGTTTGCCTTGCCAATGGATGGACAACAACACCTTCCTCGATCCAAATGTATCGGATTACCTGAGCCTTAACTACCTGGCCGTCAAAATCGATGTTGATGAGGTCCAAGGTTATGCCGACAAAGAGGCTTGTGGGGTGAAATTTTTACCCTCTATGCTGGTATTTAATGCGTCGGGGATTGTCGTAGTCCGGTATGAGGAAACCCTCGATGCTGGGCAGTTGCTAACGCTGCTACAGCGTTACAATACCCCCGAAAACCGGGTCGCCCAGCGTCCTTTGGTGATGAATGTTAATCATATTTCCAGTCCCGTACAGGAAAACATTGCGCCTAACTTATCTGCTGATGCAGATGATGACCCAGCCAAACTGGATGCTCAGCGCCGTCGCCTAAATTTGCCAACGCCCCCCCCCCCGGGCAGCCCAGGTATCCGTAAGCTGGGGGTACAGCTGGGTGTTTTCAGCAGCTATGAGCAGGTGATTCAACAGGTACAGTTTTTTGAAAAAAAATTCAACAAACCGGTAAACATAAGTTCCAGACTATACAATGGGCAAACGTACTACCATCTGATTGCTGGCCCATTTGATACGCCCGCTCAAATGCAAACTTACCTCAACGCCTTACAACGTGAAGGCCTCAAGAGTTTGGTTGTTTTAATGTGA